In Parasteatoda tepidariorum isolate YZ-2023 chromosome 8, CAS_Ptep_4.0, whole genome shotgun sequence, the DNA window acttgagtacaaatataattccaataattcaacatattttttaaattaactattagactgtttattataattaaaattatgaaatatatatttttgcttgtaattagagtgtcagaaaaaaaaatgtataaaagagACACTAGTGTCTCATCTgcatcaaagtttttttttctttcttaaatataacCATGGCACCTttacagtttataattttagcataaaatttttttactgttttcccCCCATAAAAATACCTTTGTCAGTATAAATTAGCAAATGGCAGAAAAGTACTTCCTTAAGTGCTTACATAATATCTGAACCGTCCCATAAATACAGGATGCAAAAAGTTATCAGAAAAATggtgtgtttaaatattttgataacaatATTTAGTTGAGAACAAAATTTCAGCTTTAGTGTTCGTACTAAAGCCATGCATCAGGACCATGTTTATCTTTGATGAGTAACATTTTATCTAGAACAACACCACTTTGGTCATCAGAAACTTGTTCCATGAATAAATGAgaactattaataatattcagCCTGGTGTATCCATAATCAGAAAATCTTGCAGCACTCCATTCTGCAGGGATGTCAACAAAAGGATCTAAATTTTCTTGGCAGCCAGCAGAACCTGTAATAATATGCACAGGAGCTTTTGGATTAGTGTAAGGTGCATCAAGGCTTCCATTATACACTTTGTAATCATAGATGGGCCATAGCCTTTCATATAAATGTTCATGAGCCCATAATTCCAAGTCAACTCCATATTTGTAAAACAAATCTTCTAATCCAAAAGCCTGAATGACAGGTATACCTTTACGAATAATACTTTCTCGATGTCTACAGTCATCTGTATCATTAGTGCTACAATACATGGGTCTATGACCCATTGTAATAATCCAAGGTCGCTTTGCTCTATTTTCTGGAAGATTAGCCTTTTTTAAATCTGCCTCTAACCACTCATACTGACGAACAATTTGAGTCCAGCCATAttggacaaaaaaataaaattcagtggAAAAAGCTATGATATGTGCGGGACCAATATCCATGCTATAAAAATGGTTGTTTATTTCACCTTCCTGATTCATCATACTAAACCGATTagcataattagaaaaattgtatGTGTTTTCATGGTTTCCGACGCAAACTTGATAAGGTAGGTAAGCGGCTATTGTTTCAATTTGCCTCATGAACTCATCACCAATTGCAGCATTTTCAGAGTCTAAATCATAGGCCATATCACCAACATGCAAAACTGCATCATACATTCCTCTCTGTACTTCGTTTTGGATACGTGGCAATGATTGGGCATTGTAATTACCCAAGTCCCCATAAACAACAAATCTTGGACTCCAGTTTGTTCCATTCTTCATAGCGGTAAACCAATAAATTGCACTCCATCCATCAGTACTTCCACAATGATAAACATATTCAGTACCCGGTACTAAATCATCAAGAAGTACTCTGTGTATCCAAAGCACACGAGCTTCAGATCCACCATCTACAAATTTTGTGATAGATCcagtttttataagatttagtTTTTGAATGCTTTTTCCATACTCAACAGAAGAAACATTTGTTTGGTTCATGGTGACCCATGTTACCACCATCTCATTTGGTTGCTTCCCATAAGACAAATGAATTTGTTCAGGCTGAGTATTTAAAACAGCTAAAACATCAATAGTACATATcattaaacaaagaaataatgtaataaaaatcattttgttagTCTGCCGATTACCAAAACTACTAgtgaatttttgtattttggttGTTATTTATTCACAATTTATCTCTCCGAATTGCGATTATGAAATTAtccaaataatttaactaaatcaTCAAGATAAGATAGAGATTAAATCAAAAGGTCATACTTATGTAatcctaaaaaaaagaaatgaaacccACGTTGTAGCAATTAAAAACGTGCTATTATTTAATGTACAAGAACAATGtgaaatagaaaacttttaaaagaaaatcaagatGTTACCTTGTTAAACATGTCTCGTTTTTAAtgattagtttaattatttcatttcaattttcatgtttttctaaattacatAATTGTTTCAGAGTAAGAGGTGATGAGGGCTGTGTAgagcatttgtttattttatctcaagagatttataaaaaaatgaactgacTCAACTAGAACAAAGTTTTATTCAGTCGTTAGTTCGTTAAATATCATTATGCTTAATTAAGATATTCATCTTTTTAAACTGAATGAATTTTATGCCTCGGAAAGTAGCAGAGCAAAATTCTCTTGACCAGAAAGCATTAACACACTTTTGGAGCTTTGCATTTTTGATGTGTGGCGCCATCTATTACAAGTTTAAACTGATTGAGAGTGGACTCTGGCTTTAAAAATGTAGGGAACATTTCAagcatatttttccttttctaagaTTTCAGActagaaatacatttaaatagtgctttttatatgttgattaatgattttattgaatatttattgaatagatgattaattattttttaatcaaaatggaTGAAACCTTCGAAAGCtcagttaatataaataaaactttacttttggcttaatttgaaaatttcttctgGAGAAAATCGTTTTGATCTTTAGTTGTAACATTTTAGgagtgtatatttttatataatttctgatttaatgatagtgttacattatttttgccAAGGCCAAGGGGCAAAATGGAACatgatataagtaaataatgtttttttttttttgaaatgtaggtaaacttttaatattatttcatatttccttatttcaataaagaataaaatcttaattttaaatttgtgatacAAATATCAACGTTTCgggagtttaaaaataatttaaataaaaatgattctaaaacatttttttataaatatttttgtgtgaattcaaaaaatttttattaattattttttacagaataatgcaaaaaaataggatacattttaatatatttatggatttttgattacatttatatttccacacataaaatataaaattgaataatatatgatagtatattatttcattattaataaatgaaaaaacataccatcatagtatatattttttaaatatttactattaaaatgatacgctaaaaagcttttttgaaaACGCCTAAGTAATCAGACCATAGAGTCTATGAATCAGACACGTCAGTTCAGCGTTTATAAATAGTTGtagtcttataaaaaaataatggtttgaattaaaattagaaggaaaaaaaaagtttataagatTGAAATTCGCtcactatatttttctttaattaaagaatactTTAGGAATTGCTGCAGCATACTTCCTTGTTGATAGTAACAGtttaataaactcaaaat includes these proteins:
- the LOC107441520 gene encoding acid phosphatase type 7-like — translated: MIFITLFLCLMICTIDVLAVLNTQPEQIHLSYGKQPNEMVVTWVTMNQTNVSSVEYGKSIQKLNLIKTGSITKFVDGGSEARVLWIHRVLLDDLVPGTEYVYHCGSTDGWSAIYWFTAMKNGTNWSPRFVVYGDLGNYNAQSLPRIQNEVQRGMYDAVLHVGDMAYDLDSENAAIGDEFMRQIETIAAYLPYQVCVGNHENTYNFSNYANRFSMMNQEGEINNHFYSMDIGPAHIIAFSTEFYFFVQYGWTQIVRQYEWLEADLKKANLPENRAKRPWIITMGHRPMYCSTNDTDDCRHRESIIRKGIPVIQAFGLEDLFYKYGVDLELWAHEHLYERLWPIYDYKVYNGSLDAPYTNPKAPVHIITGSAGCQENLDPFVDIPAEWSAARFSDYGYTRLNIINSSHLFMEQVSDDQSGVVLDKMLLIKDKHGPDAWL